The Pyrus communis chromosome 2, drPyrComm1.1, whole genome shotgun sequence genome includes a window with the following:
- the LOC137726459 gene encoding phospholipase A1-Igamma2, chloroplastic-like: protein MAAISLSSTVLPFPKLNLSAHKAHPFGTSNPSKLTLSTSTVAPRVLHSKDTDSFTSIIADLGKERAHNQNERQTDTNSTTHENERRLSDTWRELHGQDDWVGLLDPMDPLLRSELIRYGEMAQACYDAFDFDPFSKYCGSCRFTRRDFFESLDMAHHGYHVSRYIYATSNINLPNFFKKSRWPKVWSKNANWIGYVAVSDDETTARLGRRDISIAWRGTVTRLEWIVDLMDFLKPVSSNRIPCPDPTLKVESGFLDLYTDKDETCRFCQYSAREQILTEMKRLVEKYSDEELSITITGHSLGSALAILSAYDITETGLNVTSDGRGVPVSVLSFAGPRVGNVRFKERLESLGVKVLRVVNVHDVVPKSPGLFFNEHVAPRLMKLAEGLPWSYTHVGVQLELDHKHSPFLKPTNDPVGAHNLEAHLHLLDGYHGKGHRFVLASGRDPALVNKACDFLKDHYLVPPYWRQDENKGMVRSKDGRWIQPERPKLDDDHHPEDIHHHLKQLGLASDH, encoded by the exons ATGGCGGCCATTTCTTTATCCAGTACAGTTCTTCCCTTCCCGAAACTCAACTTATCAGCCCACAAAGCACACCCCTTTGGAACCTCAAACCCATCAAAACTCACCCTTTCCACCTCCACCGTCGCCCCCAGAGTCCTCCACTCAAAAGACACCGACTCCTTCACCTCCATCATCGCCGACCTCGGAAAAGAAAGAGCCCACAACCAAAATGAACGGCAGACCGACACCAACAGTACCACTCACGAAAACGAGCGTCGTTTATCCGATACTTGGCGGGAACTCCACGGCCAAGACGACTGGGTCGGGTTACTCGACCCGATGGACCCGCTCCTCCGATCGGAGCTCATCCGATACGGCGAGATGGCCCAGGCCTGCTATGACGCCTTCGACTTCGACCCCTTCTCCAAGTACTGCGGCAGCTGCCGCTTCACGCGCCGCGACTTCTTCGAGTCCCTCGACATGGCCCACCACGGCTACCATGTCTCGCGCTACATCTACGCCACGTCCAACATCAACCTCCCCAACTTCTTCAAGAAGTCACGCTGGCCGAAAGTCTGGAGCAAAAACGCCAACTGGATCGGATACGTCGCCGTTTCAGACGACGAGACGACAGCCCGCTTGGGCCGCCGCGATATCAGCATCGCGTGGCGGGGCACCGTCACCCGCCTCGAGTGGATCGTGGACTTAATGGACTTTCTAAAGCCGGTTTCCTCGAACCGGATACCTTGCCCGGATCCCACCTTGAAAGTCGAATCCGGGTTTCTGGATCTTTACACCGATAAAGACGAGACGTGCCGATTCTGTCAATACTCGGCGAGGGAGCAGATTTTAACGGAGATGAAGCGGTTGGTGGAAAAATACTCGGACGAGGAATTGAGCATCACGATTACCGGGCACAGCCTCGGGAGCGCGTTGGCAATTTTGAGCGCGTACGATATAACGGAAACCGGTTTGAACGTTACGTCAGACGGGCGTGGGGTGCCCGTATCCGTATTGTCGTTTGCGGGTCCTCGGGTCGGGAACGTCCGGTTTAAGGAGCGGCTCGAGTCGCTGGGGGTTAAGGTGTTGAGAGTGGTGAACGTTCACGATGTGGTCCCTAAGTCGCCCGGGCTGTTCTTTAACGAACACGTGGCGCCGAGGCTTATGAAGTTGGCCGAGGGCTTGCCGTGGAGCTACACACATGTCGGAGTGCAACTTGAGTTGGATCACAAACACTCGCCATTTTTGAAGCCGACTAATGACCCCGTTGGCGCGCATAATTTGGAGGCTCACTTGCATTTGCTCGATGG GTACCATGGGAAAGGGCACAGATTTGTGCTTGCCAGTGGAAGAGACCCAGCATTAGTGAACAAAGCCTGTGATTTTCTGAAAGATCATTACTTGGTTCCACCTTACTGGAGGCAGGACGAGAACAAGGGCATGGTGAGGAGCAAGGACGGCCGTTGGATCCAGCCTGAACGCCCGAAACTCGACGACGATCATCACCCCGAAGACATACACCACCATCTCAAGCAGTTAGGCCTTGCTTCTGACCATTAA